The Malus sylvestris chromosome 8, drMalSylv7.2, whole genome shotgun sequence genomic interval AATGAGATAGTCTTGGAAACCAATGCATTTGCAAGGATGTGCAATTTACAACTACTCCATCTTAGTAATGTACGACTAGATGGATGTTATGCAGATTTCCCTACAGGATTAAGATGGTTGTGTTGGCTTGAATTTCCTTTGGATTCTGTACCAATTGATTTTCCTTTGGAGAACGTAATTGTTCTGGAAATGCAATACAGTAGCTTGAGACAAGTATGCAAAGGAACAAAAGTATGTTACTCTATGCATTTCAATTCATTTTCcttattttgttagttttttatttgttgacTAACTTCGTGTGTTAAAATGAACTactatattttctttaattcaatgactaatttcttatattagatacttatttcattgttattttttcttcttttttttccctctgTTTCCACAGTTTCTTCCATCGTTGAAGATCCTTGACGTCAGCCATTCTCATGGCCTTAGTGAAACCATTGACTTCTCACTTTTCCCCAATCTAGAGGAACTGATTCTTGTAGATTGCACAAGCCTGAAGAATGTTCATGAATCCATTGGAAGCTTGGAGAGACTCGTGTACTTGAATATAAAGGATTGCAAGAATCTTAGGAAGCTTCCGAAGAACATGTGCATGCTTAAATCACTTGAAACACTCATTTTATCTGGTTGCTCAAATCTTGATGAGTTTCCAatggagatgatgaagatggagTCTCTGAAAGTTCTTGAGACAGATGGACTTCCAATAGGTAAATTGTGGCCAGAAAGAAGTTCAACTATCTTGAGTTCTTTTCCATGCTCTTTAGTAGAGTTAAGTCTGAAGGGGTGCAATCTTTCTGATGATGTCCTTCCTACGGATTTAAGTAATCTATCCTACTTGCGAAGACTACATTTAGATGAGAATCCAATTTGCAGTCTGCCAGttttcatcaaaggtttgaggaAGATCGATGAACTCTCTTTCAAGGGTTGTGATAGGCTCGAATCGCTTGTGGGGTTGCCGGAAGTACACCAATGGCTAAGTATAGCCGGATGcatatcattaaaaaaaataacttttcaTTCCCCTGAGCAACCGTATCTAGTACGTGGGGGTGACAACTCGAATAACTGTAATTGCTGTTACAAGTTACAGCCTTTTGATAGAGTTGATGTGAAAATGATCAAACTTATGGGCTTGTGCAACTTTGAATCCATGCCAGCTGTTCAAATGCGTAATTCATACACATACAGGGATCCAAAAGAGGTCCCCGTCCAGGTGcgcctctctttctctctctcataagTCTTAAATATATAATGGGAAAGAAATGACTGAGTAATGTTGTGATGACTGTGGCAATTACATAGGGACTGTATCAATTTGGTGTATTCAGCACTTTTTTTGTTGGGAATGAGGTTCTAGGCCGGTTCAGCTATAAAAGTACGAAGTCTTCGATATCTTTTATTGTCCCTTTACTACTTGCTAGTCACAGAATTCGAGGCCTGAACATCTTTGCTACCTATGCAAAggaaaattcaaataattattcTACTGGACCTATTATTGTTCCAATAATGATCAAAGTGAGAAACAAGAGCAAGGGTTTGAAGTGGATCTATTGCCCATTATCCTATGGAATCCCAGGTGAcggagaagatatgatatggtTGAGCCATTGGAAGATGGAGAATAATACAATATTACAATGTGGAGATGAAGTGGTGGTTTCGGTAATAACCGGACCACGTGACTTGTTTTTGGTAAAGGAGTTTGGTGTCGAGCTTGTGCAAGAGCACCAAGACAAGATGAGTACCCAACACAACACCAAATCAGATCCTAATTATCCATTTGTTATCGGTGGAGATTTGAAGACGTGGAAGTGCAAACCAGGAATATACTTCCTTAGCTGTAGGAGACGAGAAGATACTGACGACATTGATATCCTCACCATGGACTCTGATGAAGAAGATACAAGTACGTTGTGTTGTTGTATAGCATTGAATTATACTCCATCCAAACACTTCCGGGTGTGTCCGTATtcatttcaaaaacatttccaataaattttatgttatttgtATGTTTTTCAGACAAAGAAGGGCAAGAGGATGAACCTGATTACACAATTGCAAAGACGATGGCAGCTAGCAATAACTGCAGCCTAAGAGGATGGAAGGTGCGCCTCACAGCTGTCGGCTTCTTTTTCGCGCTTGCTCTAGTTGGTTGGTCCTCCATCTCGCAAAAAAAGAAGCGACACTCGTCCACAAGCCCACCATGAGTTTGTAATTTGACTTGATATAGATATATCTTTGCATTCCTTGCTCTCAAGATGTTTTCTACCTTCGAAACTTCAAGTTTAGAGCTAAGCACTTTAACCGCTTGAGATATAAAAGCCCCTTGCAACTAGATACCGAAGTTCAAATGTGTTCAACGCCATCAAATATAGCATAAAATACATCCAGCATTAGCGATACTAGCATAGTAGCAGTAAATAAGTAAAACCAAAAAATGCTTCCACACATGGTAAGGGAAGGACTTTACATAGGTATCTTTAGCAATAACGggcaatatttttttgtttttgggaggAGGTGGATTATTTCGGCACCGGGGAAAACAAAAACATCCCATCTTAGTTGTCGTTTACAACAAAATCATTCTTAAAGACTCGGCTCCCCATTGAAATTGTGTAAATTGCATAAATATCAATACAACAGATATTAAATAGAATAATatatatcaaataaattaacGACAAGCAATTTCTTAGCCTGAGATCCAAGGACTTTACAGCTGGTTCAGCCTTGCATCGCTACTACATTACAGAAGCTGGTTTCTGCTTCTTCAACCTGAACAAATTATTGAGGTCAGGAAGTATAAGAGGAACGACCATAGTCTCTGGAGCCATGAAATTTACTATCTTCTTTTGGGCATTGTACCTGCAAAAGCATAATGCAATAAGCATTCAACAATCTGACCTAGTTTTCTCAACAGATACTCCAAGATATTCCAAAACAAAGTCACAGCAATTTCACATAGGGAACCGAAGAATCATGTTCGTCCACTCTACACATCCAAAGCAGCAAACTAACAATTTCACATAGGATACCAGGTTGGGAGGATACAATCATTAACAATTTCAAAAGCTTTAAATGCAATCTGAATACATGGCAAGTAGGGGTAAACATGTGAACAGAAAAAATCAGTGAACATAATCAAATCCAATACGTCAATTTTGGCCTAgattgaaatgaaaaaaaaacaaggaaatgctttgttgtttttGAAGGAAATAAAACCTATTTCATGGAAATAAAACCTGTGGTTACCTTTGTCTTCCTTTGCCATTTGTCTATCGATTTGTTTCTGAAAGTGGCTATTCTACAAGATACAGCATGACAGGTCCTAGTTAGACCAAGCAACCGGCATGGAAATGCTTTCTGAAGCAAGAATCTGAACTCAAGAGCTTTGTGCCAGAGAGACttcagaaaaatgaaaaaaaacaacATAGAATATGGGTAAGAATAAACATCGATCAAACAATAATTCACTGTATAAAACattttttcaactttaaaatGTGGCTTAAAAAGAAGCTTTAAACAAGTAGCAATAATttcatattgaaaaataaaacctaTTTCATGGATATTACAAGAGCCATTATTTTGAAAGACACACCTTTTGGTTCTTCACTACTTGACTTTTAAGAAGATCTTCGTCCTTGTCACGATTCAGATTCTTTAAAATATCTCTGCGATGGAATAAACAAAACCAATCTAGGCCAAAATTGACTTATTCGATTTGATTATGTTCACTGATTTTTCTATTCACATGTTTACCCCTTACTTGCCATATGGTTTTGTGGTGTTAGTGCATAGTGCTCTTCTCTTTACACACCAGTTTCATTTGTATTCGTTGTAAATTAAGAGaccgtttgataatcatttcgttttcaatttaaaaaatataaaaaactaaataaagtTTTCTAAATTTGACCTAGAATTTTCGCTTttggtttttacttttttttttaacaactgaaaactaaaaatagttacaaatttttttttcagtttttaatttacaaaaaagtaaaaactgaaaactctaAACTAtagactaaaaattaaaaagtgaaaTCGAAATGGGCTctcaacaaaattgaaaaaagacTGGGCTGAATTACTGAATTCAAAGCAGGGCTTATTAACGCTACGAGGCCCAATAGATCtgtataaatattttttgttttttttttaacaaacgatattatttatatggGCTTAACCTTacaataggctaacaataatgtggttcaaatttatttttgacgagaatcgaacctaaaacttctcgcttacaaatgaagaggaataccactaaatctaggggtggatttttttgccaaattaccatgccaaccgaattgccaaccgtgccataccgattttgtgccaaatgtttcgtaccaatcggtaatggtacggtattgtaccgtaccgaaatttcatggtacggtattggtaatggataccattaccacggtataaccataccataccgaaaatacaatataatatataatttataacttatataatagataattatataacacatatttataatattccaataatttgaaaataaaaccctacttatattagcattgttgttggtgactttgatctcttgaaattgtggaaatcaaacacaaaagagttcttaattctttcacaaatatccaaaatatctttgtaaccgCCACTTCTACttttgctagtgaaaatgcatttagcctagggaggagggttgtggaccctttaGGGTATCATTTTATCCTAAAATAATGGAGGCACTAGTGCGTACTAGTGGTTGGCTTAGGGCAaatgaagtaaacttctacaaggaaccaacagaagatatgcttcaattttacaaggaaatggaagaagagaaaacaagaaagatatgctttaattttttagtaaatttgttattaaatggttttcaactttaattcttcttgctactaattaatatgttttctttgtttgtaatgtaggcttgacacaaactcaatcttctacaagttcaatgtttcctccaaaagcttcgacatcttaagcttgaataactgatcaatgaattctactttttgaagtttacttccaactttcatttggtttgaaattttaatttctatttggattgttaacttctatttgttttgattcgtaacttctatttggattgtaagattaattttcatgatgaatcttgatgcatcttttgaattattatgtgtgtttattgtgaatgatgaataatagatgaatttaatctataatgtatgagataaaggtacaaaaaaaagtttttcccttgaattgggttaaaaaaacaaaaatagattttgtcccaaaacaaaatggcaattactattgccataccatgccaaccgaacttttggcaataccgaactttggtataccgaaagtttggtacggtaatggtaatagattttaccaaaccgaaagtttggtactgtaattggtacaaggggtttggtacggtaaccgtaccgaacccactcCTAACTAAATCATAGTCctgatattttatttaatattttaagaaaaaagaaagaaagcaatgaaaAGCTGTACATAAAACTAAATACAAAAAGGAATGAAATGAAGAAGAGTGGGAGACTAACGTTTAATTCAAGATAAAGAAAGAAAGGTAATCGCACCCCGACGGCGGCGACGTGGCGGTCATTTAACGGAAAATAACAGACAAATCAGCCTCCAGATCAAGTCTTGAAGCACAACTCTGAAAAATCGACACTACCTACAGCTGAGCTCCGACCAACCGTTGATGGATGCAATCCGGAAGCTCAGAGATCAAGTCGCCAAGCAACAGCAGGtactctctctcttgtttgatTCCGAATTTGTATTTCTGTATGGATTATGATATGAACATAATCTGCGTTGATTGCGAGATACTAAGATTGCTTAatgaaataatatttatataATTGTTCAAATTGAATTGGATCGAATTCGAATAGATTTTTCACTATTTCTGAGCTGTTTGGGGCTGTGTTGGAGTGTAATGTTGCTgaatttctgaaattttgaaTCTAGCAAACACCAGttctttttgttagaaaatcGATCCACATCAATGGCTCTTGTGAGAACATCTCCAGGAACCTCCTCTGATTCCAACACTTTTCGGAGTTATCGCTACGACGTGTTCTTGAGCTTCAGAGGCGAAGATACTCGCAAGACTTTTACCGACCACCTCTACACAGCCTTGAACAACGCAGGATTTCTTACGTTCCGAGACGACGATG includes:
- the LOC126633534 gene encoding disease resistance protein RUN1-like isoform X20, with translation MALVRTSPGTSSDSNTFRSYRYDVFLSFRGEDTRKTFTDHLYTALNNAGFLTFRDDDELERGEDIKPGLQKAIQQSRTSVVVFSKDYASSSWCLDELVLILERKRTTSDHVVLPVFYDVDPSHVRKQTGSVGKAFARSQKNQSPEKVQGWRKALAEIADLAGMVLQNQADGYESKFIKKIVEVIGDKLSRTSLSVEPKLIGIQSQAERINLWLQDGSSHVGIFVVYGMSGIGKTTIAKHVYNSNFGSFQGSSFIENIKETADRPNGLVQIQMQLLCDILNGREVKIHSVSEGIIKIERAISTRRVLLVLDDVDQMDQFDAILRMKDQFYPGSKILITTRRERLLKADQVTEVHRVQTLDYNESLKLFSWHAFGQDHPIEEYMKHSKQLVQHSDGLPLALKVLGSSLSGESIGVWESALEKLKVIPDGEIINKLRISYESLKDDHDRKLFLHIACFLIGRNKSYIVRIFDGCDFYTIIGIQNLIDRCLVTFDEHGKVKMHDMIRAMGREIVRQESEEPEERSRLWRHKDSFQVLRKKNGTKKIQGLVLDMRNHSANSPINTNEIVLETNAFARMCNLQLLHLSNVRLDGCYADFPTGLRWLCWLEFPLDSVPIDFPLENVIVLEMQYSSLRQVCKGTKFLPSLKILDVSHSHGLSETIDFSLFPNLEELILVDCTSLKNVHESIGSLERLVYLNIKDCKNLRKLPKNMCMLKSLETLILSGCSNLDEFPMEMMKMESLKVLETDGLPIGKLWPERSSTILSSFPCSLVELSLKGCNLSDDVLPTDLSNLSYLRRLHLDENPICSLPVFIKGLRKIDELSFKGCDRLESLVGLPEVHQWLSIAGCISLKKITFHSPEQPYLVRGGDNSNNCNCCYKLQPFDRVDVKMIKLMGLCNFESMPAVQMRNSYTYRDPKEVPVQGLYQFGVFSTFFVGNEVLGRFSYKSTKSSISFIVPLLLASHRIRGLNIFATYAKENSNNYSTGPIIVPIMIKVRNKSKGLKWIYCPLSYGIPGDGEDMIWLSHWKMENNTILQCGDEVVVSVITGPRDLFLVKEFGVELVQEHQDKMSTQHNTKSDPNYPFVIGGDLKTWKCKPGIYFLSCRRREDTDDIDILTMDSDEEDTNKEGQEDEPDYTIAKTMAASNNCSLRGWKVRLTAVGFFFALALVGWSSISQKKKRHSSTSPP